A genomic region of Nostoc sp. UHCC 0702 contains the following coding sequences:
- the msrA gene encoding peptide-methionine (S)-S-oxide reductase MsrA codes for MNAPIEKATFGGGCFWGVEAAFRQVKGVVSTSVGYMGGDFPNPSYLDVLARITGHAEVVQVEYDPQYVSYEDLLAVFWDIHDPTTLNRQGPDRGEQYRSVIFFHNAQQAEAAGRSKAKLQMSGRFTNDIVTEIKPAGEYYLATEEHQQYFEKKQQMSLS; via the coding sequence ATGAATGCACCAATAGAAAAAGCAACGTTTGGCGGTGGCTGTTTTTGGGGTGTAGAAGCGGCGTTTCGTCAGGTAAAGGGAGTAGTATCAACCTCAGTCGGCTATATGGGGGGAGATTTTCCTAACCCGTCTTATCTCGATGTGTTAGCAAGGATAACAGGTCACGCTGAGGTGGTGCAGGTAGAGTATGATCCACAATATGTAAGTTATGAAGACTTGCTAGCGGTGTTTTGGGATATACACGATCCGACGACGCTGAACCGTCAAGGCCCAGATAGAGGAGAACAGTACAGGTCAGTAATCTTTTTTCACAATGCCCAGCAGGCAGAAGCAGCGGGGCGGTCAAAGGCAAAGCTTCAGATGTCGGGTAGATTTACGAACGATATAGTCACAGAGATTAAGCCTGCTGGTGAATACTACTTGGCAACAGAAGAACATCAACAGTATTTTGAGAAGAAACAGCAAATGTCTTTGTCATAA
- a CDS encoding glycoside hydrolase family 13 protein: MQIQTPDWVKHAVFYQIFPDRFARSKQPRKRLLQEARWEDWEAMPTLQGYKGGDLWGILEELDYIQDLGINAIYFTPIFQSASNHRYHTHDYYQVDPLLGGNQAFKELLDAAHQRNIKVVLDGVFNHSSRGFFFFHDVLENGPHSPWVNWFKIEGWPLSPYNGEFPANYGGWAGNRALPEFNHDNPEVREYIMEIAEYWIKFGIDGWRLDVPFEIKTPGFWQEFRQRVKAINPEAYIVGEVWGDSREWLDGTQFDGVMNYLFAGATIAFAAGDRVVLEQVQSRDYQPYPPLFAAEYAAKIQELLQFYPWEIQLTQLNLLASHDTARLITIAGGDQASVELATLLVLTYPGAPSIYYGDEVGLPGAIDPDSRRSFPLEASWDQEILNSHRQLIALRHTYPSLRTGDYQVLYAQGALYVFARTLGTEELIIAVNAGTASTKANFDVTSLRSQPNKLLYGTAELEWNTEGETVQLSLTLPSRTGCILGNS, translated from the coding sequence ATGCAAATTCAAACACCAGACTGGGTTAAGCACGCTGTTTTCTACCAAATCTTTCCAGATCGCTTTGCCAGAAGCAAACAGCCGCGCAAACGACTGTTGCAGGAAGCCCGTTGGGAAGATTGGGAGGCTATGCCAACACTCCAAGGTTACAAAGGCGGTGATTTGTGGGGCATCCTAGAGGAATTAGACTACATCCAGGATTTAGGGATTAACGCTATTTATTTCACACCCATCTTTCAATCGGCTAGCAATCACCGCTATCATACCCATGATTATTATCAAGTCGATCCATTGCTGGGCGGTAATCAGGCTTTTAAGGAATTATTAGACGCAGCTCATCAACGGAATATTAAAGTTGTTTTGGATGGAGTATTTAACCATTCCAGTCGTGGCTTTTTCTTTTTCCACGATGTTTTAGAAAATGGCCCTCATTCCCCTTGGGTAAATTGGTTCAAAATCGAAGGTTGGCCCCTATCACCCTATAATGGTGAGTTTCCTGCAAACTATGGTGGTTGGGCTGGCAATCGCGCCTTGCCAGAGTTTAATCATGATAACCCAGAAGTGCGCGAATATATCATGGAAATTGCCGAATATTGGATTAAATTCGGCATCGACGGTTGGCGGTTAGATGTGCCATTTGAAATTAAAACTCCTGGTTTTTGGCAAGAGTTTCGCCAGCGAGTCAAAGCCATCAATCCCGAAGCTTACATTGTGGGGGAAGTTTGGGGAGATTCTCGTGAATGGCTGGATGGTACTCAGTTTGATGGCGTGATGAATTATTTATTTGCCGGGGCAACAATTGCCTTTGCAGCCGGCGATCGCGTCGTGTTAGAACAAGTTCAAAGTCGGGATTATCAACCCTACCCTCCCTTATTTGCTGCCGAGTACGCTGCCAAAATCCAAGAATTGCTGCAATTTTATCCTTGGGAAATTCAGCTAACTCAACTCAATTTGTTAGCAAGTCATGACACAGCCAGGTTGATCACCATTGCTGGTGGCGATCAAGCCAGTGTAGAATTGGCTACTCTGTTGGTACTCACCTATCCCGGTGCCCCCAGTATTTACTATGGCGATGAAGTTGGTTTACCTGGCGCAATAGATCCAGACTCACGTCGCAGCTTTCCTTTAGAAGCTAGTTGGGATCAGGAAATTCTCAATTCTCACCGCCAATTAATTGCCCTCCGCCATACCTACCCATCCTTACGTACAGGAGATTACCAAGTTCTGTACGCCCAAGGCGCACTCTACGTATTTGCACGAACTTTAGGCACAGAGGAATTGATTATTGCCGTTAATGCTGGTACAGCATCGACAAAAGCTAATTTCGATGTCACAAGTTTGCGTAGTCAACCCAACAAGCTTTTATATGGCACAGCCGAACTTGAGTGGAATACTGAAGGAGAAACTGTGCAGCTTTCCTTAACTCTTCCCTCACGTACAGGCTGCATTTTAGGTAATAGTTAA
- a CDS encoding PD-(D/E)XK nuclease family protein, whose translation MLSTHTQLLRLSQGQLNLLEACPRKFQHTYLEQLNSPLNPEHEERQTLGSRFHLLMQQREMGLPIESFLEADTQLQTWMAGFANAAPEILTPANDKQTFRKSEHYRTLQVQDYLLTVVYDLLIADNQQAQILDWKTYPKPLTKRNLEQNWQTRLYMYVLAETSEYLPENISMTYWFVQSEGRPKNIKFSYNTSQHKQTAKKLNQLLNQLTIWLQRYQENEPFPQVAENSPLCKKCNFAQRCDRTQATEEEISKNSLPNLDSIQEVSL comes from the coding sequence ATGCTTTCAACTCACACTCAACTATTACGACTGTCTCAAGGACAACTGAACTTACTCGAAGCTTGTCCGCGTAAATTCCAACACACCTACTTAGAACAACTCAATTCTCCTCTAAATCCCGAACATGAGGAACGGCAAACTCTAGGTAGTCGCTTTCACCTGCTGATGCAACAGCGAGAAATGGGTTTGCCAATTGAGAGTTTTTTAGAAGCGGATACTCAACTACAAACCTGGATGGCAGGTTTTGCTAATGCAGCACCTGAAATTTTAACGCCTGCAAACGATAAGCAAACTTTCCGTAAAAGCGAACACTATCGCACCCTGCAAGTTCAAGACTATTTGCTGACAGTTGTCTATGATTTATTGATTGCAGATAACCAGCAAGCGCAAATTCTCGACTGGAAAACTTACCCTAAACCGCTAACCAAACGCAATTTAGAACAAAACTGGCAAACACGTCTTTATATGTATGTGTTAGCTGAAACTAGTGAATACTTGCCAGAAAATATTTCTATGACTTACTGGTTTGTCCAGTCTGAAGGCAGACCAAAAAATATTAAGTTTAGTTACAACACTAGCCAACACAAGCAAACAGCAAAAAAACTTAATCAACTGTTAAATCAGTTAACTATTTGGCTGCAAAGATATCAAGAAAATGAGCCATTCCCTCAAGTTGCAGAAAATAGCCCACTTTGTAAAAAGTGTAACTTTGCTCAAAGGTGCGATCGCACACAAGCAACTGAAGAAGAAATCTCTAAAAACTCCTTACCAAATCTTGACAGCATTCAAGAAGTATCACTTTAA
- a CDS encoding Uma2 family endonuclease — translation MVLTPQQLEAIMPDASQLLSDEPEMESSLHYTQLLILVTCLEWLWRERNDYFIGANLTIYFSRQQLRNRDFRGPDFFLVKQTQKHHRNSWVLWEEDGKYPNLIIELLSNSTADTDRNLKKNLYQDRFHTPEYFWFSPETLELVGFRLVGSEYQEITPNANGWRWSQELDLYLGIDSGKLRYFSANGGLIPTPEEAALQAQLELEQERQRTEQLKEKLRSLGVDTD, via the coding sequence ATGGTTTTGACTCCTCAACAACTAGAAGCCATAATGCCTGATGCTAGTCAGCTATTAAGCGATGAACCAGAAATGGAAAGTTCTCTGCACTATACCCAGCTGTTAATACTCGTCACCTGTTTAGAATGGCTGTGGCGTGAGAGAAATGATTACTTCATCGGTGCTAATTTGACTATTTATTTTAGTCGCCAACAACTGCGAAATCGAGATTTCCGGGGGCCTGATTTTTTCTTAGTCAAACAGACACAAAAGCATCACCGCAATTCTTGGGTATTGTGGGAAGAAGACGGCAAATATCCCAATTTGATTATCGAACTGTTATCAAATAGCACCGCAGATACAGACCGAAATTTGAAAAAAAACCTGTATCAAGACAGGTTCCACACACCAGAATATTTTTGGTTTTCACCGGAAACTCTAGAACTTGTAGGTTTTCGGTTAGTAGGAAGTGAATATCAAGAGATTACACCCAATGCCAATGGCTGGCGCTGGAGTCAGGAGTTAGATTTGTATCTGGGTATCGATTCCGGGAAACTGCGCTACTTTAGTGCAAATGGTGGTTTAATCCCAACACCAGAAGAAGCTGCATTACAGGCACAATTAGAACTAGAACAAGAACGCCAACGCACTGAACAATTAAAGGAAAAACTGCGATCGCTTGGTGTTGATACAGACTAA
- a CDS encoding transketolase: MTTHEQLHQWHELAQQLRVDSIRATTVAGSGHPTSSMSPADIMAVFLSNYLRYDFDNPHNPNNDRFILSKGHAAPLLYAMYKAAGVISDDELLSLRQLGSRLEGHPTPVLPWVDVATGSLGQGLPIGVGVALAGKYLDQLPYHVWVLLGDSETSEGSVWEAFDHASHYTLDNLIAIIDVNRLGQRGQTELGWNTQIYAARARAFGWQAIEIDGHNLTEIDQAFSAALAVNDRPTVIIARTKKGKGVAALEDLGGWHGKALKAEQEKQAIAELGGERQIIIEVSKPEEQGQPLSTGNAQPLQLPIYNQGAKVATRRAYGDALTALGAAQPNVVVLDAEVSNSTYAEDFAEAYPERYFEMYIAEQQMIAAAVGLQVRQYKPFASSFAAFLTRGYDFVRMAAVSRANIRLVGSHAGVSIGQDGPSQMALEDLAAFRAVWSSTVLYPSDANQTAKLVSQMSDRNGIVYLRTTRESTPVIYSSDEDFPIGGSRIIQSSDKDQATVIGAGITLHEALKAYDRLRNEDILVRVIDAYTVKPIDVQTLHQAARDTNGNLVVVEDHWLEGGLGAAVLDAFAGISSTPTYNGPRLRLIKLAVQNMPGSGTPEELLHAAKIDADAIVEAVKSLVRQPVGV, from the coding sequence ATGACCACACACGAGCAACTGCATCAATGGCATGAACTGGCACAACAGTTGCGTGTAGATAGTATTCGCGCCACGACAGTTGCTGGTTCGGGTCATCCTACCTCGTCCATGTCCCCTGCGGATATCATGGCGGTGTTCCTTTCAAACTATCTCCGCTACGACTTTGACAATCCACATAACCCTAACAACGATCGCTTCATTCTCTCTAAAGGACACGCTGCACCATTACTCTATGCTATGTACAAAGCTGCGGGGGTAATCTCTGATGACGAATTGCTGTCGCTGCGACAATTGGGCAGTCGTTTAGAAGGTCATCCCACGCCAGTTTTACCTTGGGTAGATGTGGCAACTGGCTCTTTAGGGCAAGGATTACCAATAGGTGTAGGCGTAGCTTTAGCAGGGAAATATCTAGACCAACTACCCTATCATGTGTGGGTGCTGCTAGGTGATAGTGAAACATCTGAAGGGTCTGTGTGGGAAGCTTTTGATCATGCTTCACACTATACTTTAGATAATCTGATTGCAATTATCGATGTCAATCGATTAGGGCAACGGGGTCAAACAGAACTCGGTTGGAACACACAAATCTATGCAGCGCGTGCTAGGGCTTTTGGCTGGCAAGCCATTGAGATTGATGGTCACAATTTGACGGAGATTGATCAAGCATTTAGTGCGGCTTTAGCTGTTAATGACCGCCCCACGGTAATTATAGCTAGGACAAAGAAGGGTAAAGGTGTCGCTGCATTGGAAGATTTAGGTGGTTGGCATGGCAAAGCGCTGAAAGCCGAACAGGAAAAACAAGCGATCGCAGAATTAGGCGGTGAACGCCAGATTATAATTGAGGTCAGCAAACCTGAAGAACAAGGGCAACCCCTATCTACAGGCAATGCTCAACCACTGCAACTTCCTATTTATAATCAAGGTGCAAAGGTAGCAACACGTCGAGCTTATGGTGATGCTCTCACAGCTTTGGGTGCGGCTCAACCAAATGTAGTTGTTCTCGATGCTGAAGTCAGCAATTCCACTTATGCCGAAGATTTTGCCGAAGCTTATCCTGAGCGTTACTTTGAGATGTATATTGCTGAACAGCAAATGATTGCAGCAGCAGTAGGTTTGCAAGTGCGACAATACAAACCTTTTGCTTCTAGCTTCGCTGCCTTCTTGACTCGTGGTTATGATTTTGTACGCATGGCTGCCGTCTCTCGTGCCAACATTAGATTAGTTGGTTCTCATGCGGGAGTATCCATAGGTCAAGATGGCCCTTCACAAATGGCACTGGAAGACCTAGCAGCCTTTCGGGCAGTGTGGAGTAGTACTGTACTGTATCCTAGCGATGCCAATCAAACTGCAAAACTAGTATCTCAGATGAGCGATCGCAATGGTATTGTTTATCTCCGCACCACCAGAGAAAGTACTCCTGTGATTTATAGCTCTGATGAAGATTTTCCCATTGGTGGCAGTAGAATAATCCAAAGTTCCGACAAAGATCAAGCCACTGTGATTGGTGCAGGTATTACCTTGCATGAAGCCCTGAAAGCTTATGACCGCTTGCGAAATGAAGATATCCTGGTGCGCGTTATCGATGCATACACCGTCAAACCCATTGATGTACAGACATTACATCAAGCAGCACGCGATACCAATGGTAATTTAGTAGTTGTAGAAGACCACTGGCTAGAAGGCGGATTAGGTGCTGCTGTGTTAGATGCTTTTGCTGGTATTAGCAGTACTCCTACTTACAACGGCCCCCGACTGAGGTTAATTAAGTTAGCAGTACAAAACATGCCCGGTTCCGGCACACCGGAAGAACTACTTCACGCTGCCAAAATTGATGCAGATGCCATTGTGGAAGCGGTGAAATCCCTAGTTAGACAGCCAGTAGGAGTATGA
- a CDS encoding HAMP domain-containing histidine kinase produces MQRWEERARDEVSASIHQDSLMLQNSLPQYLEQLVDELSTKIERTPARIKTDKLESTRIGKHHGHERAGFADYSMTQLIFEYHILRQVIFEILEEEAALEVRERDIIIDSIEQAVNDAATQFSQTLRDIQELFMVTLTHDLRGPLNVIKMGTHLTLRRLEQGDSHVNIAAKMLKAVERLNSMIQNLLDASRLRAF; encoded by the coding sequence ATGCAGAGGTGGGAAGAGCGGGCGCGTGATGAAGTTAGTGCATCAATACATCAGGACTCTCTGATGCTACAAAATTCGCTACCTCAGTATCTAGAGCAATTGGTGGATGAACTGTCAACGAAGATTGAAAGGACACCAGCCAGAATAAAAACCGATAAACTAGAAAGCACTCGCATTGGTAAACACCATGGACATGAGCGGGCGGGTTTTGCGGACTACTCGATGACTCAACTGATTTTTGAGTACCACATTCTCCGTCAGGTCATATTTGAAATTTTAGAAGAAGAAGCGGCTTTAGAGGTGAGGGAACGAGATATTATTATCGACTCCATTGAGCAAGCTGTTAACGATGCGGCGACTCAATTTTCCCAGACGTTGCGAGATATTCAAGAGTTATTTATGGTGACACTGACTCACGATCTTAGGGGCCCACTCAATGTCATAAAAATGGGTACTCACCTGACTCTGCGTCGGCTTGAACAAGGAGACAGCCATGTGAATATCGCGGCGAAAATGCTAAAAGCAGTCGAGCGGTTGAATTCGATGATTCAAAATCTGCTCGATGCTAGTCGGCTGCGGGCATTTTAA
- the def gene encoding peptide deformylase, with protein MPSEIAVEKKKLKNPPLELHYLGDRVLRQPAKRITKVDDEIRKLVREMLQTMYSSDGIGLAAPQVGIHKQIIVIDCEPDNAAKPPLVLINPTIKQVSKEICVAQEGCLSIPNVYLDVKRPEVVEIAYKDEYGRPQTLKANDLLARCIQHEMDHLNGVVFVDRVENSLTLAQELSKNGFSYQAVKPVA; from the coding sequence ATGCCCTCTGAAATTGCTGTCGAGAAAAAAAAGTTAAAAAATCCGCCTTTGGAGTTGCACTATTTGGGCGATCGCGTGTTGCGTCAACCGGCAAAGCGGATTACTAAAGTAGATGACGAAATCCGCAAACTAGTGCGCGAAATGCTGCAAACTATGTACAGCAGTGATGGCATTGGTTTGGCTGCTCCCCAAGTGGGAATTCATAAACAAATCATTGTGATCGACTGTGAACCAGATAACGCAGCAAAACCACCATTGGTATTAATTAATCCCACAATTAAACAAGTCAGTAAGGAAATCTGCGTAGCCCAAGAAGGATGTTTGAGCATTCCCAATGTTTACTTGGATGTTAAGCGTCCAGAGGTCGTAGAAATTGCTTATAAAGATGAATATGGTCGTCCTCAGACATTAAAAGCAAATGACTTGCTAGCACGCTGTATTCAGCACGAGATGGATCACCTAAATGGGGTAGTATTTGTAGACCGTGTAGAAAACTCCTTGACTTTGGCACAGGAGTTATCTAAGAATGGCTTCTCGTATCAAGCGGTGAAACCAGTAGCATAG
- a CDS encoding PhnD/SsuA/transferrin family substrate-binding protein encodes MTQTTKLRVVSYLAPNWFCFYEAVLAYLSRVLGVKIQLNQGECDPLEDPILIQEQLDLAFICGLPLIRYCQVVLDQLQPLVAPVMEAPRYQNSPVYFTDVIVNAASSLFSFDDLAGKRLCYNDPGSNSGYNLLRHRLFQGGNPKHFFGKVIQSGSHQRSIRLVVDGLADCAGIDSVVLEQELRDLPDLSRHLRVVETIGPCAMPPLVAAQHLGASLTQQIKIALLHPDSELETAMAQVGVKRFAAVNLSEYEAIASIYNTVIKAGYEAIS; translated from the coding sequence GTGACTCAGACAACGAAATTACGGGTTGTCTCTTACCTGGCTCCCAATTGGTTCTGTTTCTACGAAGCAGTTTTGGCTTATCTAAGTCGTGTATTGGGGGTCAAAATTCAGTTGAACCAAGGTGAATGCGATCCTCTAGAAGATCCCATCCTGATACAAGAACAACTAGATTTAGCATTCATCTGCGGTTTACCGCTGATTAGATATTGTCAGGTTGTGCTAGATCAATTGCAACCTTTGGTCGCCCCAGTCATGGAAGCACCACGCTATCAAAACAGTCCTGTTTACTTTACAGATGTAATTGTTAATGCTGCTAGTTCTTTGTTTAGCTTTGATGATTTAGCGGGTAAAAGGCTGTGCTATAACGATCCTGGCTCTAACAGCGGCTACAACTTACTGCGGCATCGGTTGTTTCAAGGAGGAAACCCCAAACACTTTTTTGGCAAAGTGATACAATCTGGTTCTCACCAGCGTTCGATTCGCTTGGTGGTTGATGGGCTGGCTGACTGTGCAGGCATTGACAGCGTTGTTTTAGAGCAAGAATTACGCGACTTACCCGATTTATCTCGTCATCTGCGAGTGGTAGAGACGATTGGGCCATGTGCCATGCCGCCTTTAGTTGCAGCCCAACACCTGGGTGCATCCTTGACTCAGCAGATTAAAATAGCCTTACTGCATCCAGACTCAGAACTAGAAACTGCAATGGCACAAGTGGGAGTCAAGCGTTTTGCCGCAGTGAATTTATCAGAGTATGAAGCGATCGCCAGCATCTACAATACTGTGATTAAGGCAGGATATGAGGCAATCAGCTAA
- a CDS encoding metallophosphoesterase, producing MTSAPQLLTDPFLQLPTETSVRVVWFTEFAGTKHQIAYGENFQQTSDATTTKLSRTREDQQSRVAKQTQDKLVYQQPVQREIWRHEAEVTGLTPGVRLNYRAMSVREDGESVSSDVFTLASNPKPGTPLKILLTSDHQLKPMTAANLQKVVQTVGRVDGVWFAGDLVNVSDRASEWFDDNRGGALFPGLQGRAKYEIEHNGVKTTYNGGQIIQHAPMFTCIGNHEVMGRFARKGSLNDEFDDSFPSAVAQKLYSGKSLKDNSFNTDTYEEIFTLPQSQEGGKKYYAVSFGDVRLVVLYATNMWRSPKLDAKYTGRYQEAEKDFNHPENWGYGQIIYEPINTGSKQYNWLKQELNSPEFKQAKYKVVMFHHPPHTLGDNIVPAYTNPVQIIERDDIGNIKAIRYEYPKNADYLIRDVMPLLEAADVQLVFYGHSHLWNRFINPKGMHFLETSNVGNTYGAAWGDRKREVPIGYKEDYAVLGDPNELEPVLPTIAPMLSEDGKPLPYIASNDITVFSIFETGTGTISSYRFDTRKPDSDVVKFDEFQLK from the coding sequence ATGACATCAGCACCACAACTGCTGACCGACCCATTTTTGCAGCTACCAACTGAAACCTCAGTACGAGTAGTATGGTTTACTGAGTTTGCTGGTACTAAACATCAAATCGCCTACGGAGAAAATTTCCAGCAAACTTCCGACGCTACCACTACTAAACTCAGTCGTACACGCGAAGACCAGCAGTCAAGAGTCGCTAAGCAAACCCAAGATAAACTTGTTTATCAACAACCTGTTCAACGTGAGATTTGGCGACACGAAGCTGAAGTGACTGGGTTAACTCCTGGTGTGCGGCTGAATTATCGCGCCATGAGTGTACGCGAAGATGGTGAAAGTGTTAGCAGCGATGTTTTTACCCTCGCATCTAACCCAAAACCAGGTACACCACTGAAAATTTTGCTGACTTCTGACCATCAACTTAAGCCAATGACAGCTGCAAATCTGCAAAAGGTGGTGCAGACAGTAGGACGAGTCGATGGTGTGTGGTTCGCTGGTGATTTGGTAAATGTGAGCGATCGCGCCTCGGAATGGTTTGATGATAATCGAGGTGGTGCCCTATTTCCCGGTTTACAAGGTCGTGCAAAATATGAAATAGAACACAACGGTGTGAAGACAACTTACAACGGCGGACAAATTATTCAACACGCCCCAATGTTTACTTGCATCGGCAATCATGAAGTGATGGGAAGATTTGCCAGAAAAGGCAGTTTAAACGATGAATTTGATGATAGCTTTCCTAGCGCAGTTGCCCAAAAATTATATAGCGGTAAATCTTTGAAAGATAATTCTTTTAATACTGATACCTACGAAGAAATTTTCACTCTACCCCAAAGTCAAGAGGGTGGCAAAAAATATTATGCAGTCAGCTTTGGTGATGTGCGTTTAGTGGTATTGTATGCCACAAATATGTGGCGGAGTCCCAAGTTGGATGCCAAGTATACAGGTCGATATCAAGAAGCAGAAAAAGACTTCAATCATCCTGAAAATTGGGGTTATGGACAGATTATTTATGAGCCAATTAATACTGGCAGCAAACAGTACAATTGGCTAAAGCAAGAACTCAATAGCCCTGAATTTAAACAAGCAAAATATAAAGTAGTAATGTTCCATCATCCACCCCATACTCTGGGTGATAACATTGTCCCCGCTTATACAAATCCAGTGCAAATCATTGAACGGGACGATATCGGCAATATCAAAGCCATACGTTACGAATATCCCAAAAATGCAGATTACCTCATCCGCGATGTTATGCCTTTATTAGAGGCGGCTGATGTACAATTAGTCTTCTACGGACATTCTCACTTGTGGAACCGCTTTATTAACCCAAAAGGAATGCACTTTCTAGAAACATCTAATGTTGGCAACACTTATGGGGCGGCTTGGGGTGACAGAAAGCGAGAAGTACCCATTGGATACAAAGAAGATTATGCTGTACTTGGCGATCCTAACGAGTTAGAACCAGTATTGCCGACAATTGCACCAATGCTTAGCGAAGATGGTAAACCATTACCTTATATTGCCAGTAATGACATCACAGTTTTCAGCATCTTTGAGACTGGAACAGGTACAATTAGCAGCTATCGTTTTGATACCCGCAAGCCAGATTCAGATGTTGTAAAGTTTGATGAATTTCAGTTGAAATAA
- a CDS encoding DNA-directed RNA polymerase subunit omega, whose protein sequence is MLKRSKFETTQSQIMHRAEDLISAASNRYRITVQVANRAKRRRYEDFDSPAEDVMMKPVLRAIIEMSDELTQPEIIGEV, encoded by the coding sequence ATGTTAAAGCGTTCTAAGTTCGAGACAACCCAATCTCAAATTATGCATCGTGCTGAAGATTTGATTAGTGCTGCTTCAAATCGCTACCGCATTACAGTTCAAGTGGCAAATCGCGCCAAGCGTCGGCGTTACGAAGACTTTGATAGTCCAGCGGAGGACGTGATGATGAAGCCAGTACTCAGGGCAATTATTGAGATGTCTGACGAACTGACTCAGCCAGAAATTATTGGCGAAGTGTAA
- a CDS encoding DUF1818 family protein, protein MERLIKSGSGWRIGWNPNAPKFKGLVGTDDWAVELTEAELNDFCRLLAQLADTMRQLAAELMDEEKIACEAESDLLWMEVEGYPHEYSLHFILNTERCAEGKWNPASVAGLLQATGMLKVF, encoded by the coding sequence ATGGAACGTTTAATTAAAAGCGGATCTGGTTGGCGTATTGGCTGGAACCCCAATGCACCCAAATTTAAAGGTTTAGTTGGCACTGATGATTGGGCGGTTGAATTAACTGAAGCCGAATTAAATGATTTTTGTCGCCTACTGGCACAGCTAGCAGACACCATGAGGCAACTAGCGGCTGAACTGATGGATGAGGAGAAAATTGCCTGTGAAGCCGAAAGCGATTTATTATGGATGGAGGTAGAAGGCTATCCTCATGAATACAGTCTGCACTTTATCCTCAATACAGAGCGGTGTGCAGAAGGTAAATGGAATCCTGCTTCTGTAGCGGGTTTGCTGCAAGCCACTGGAATGCTCAAAGTTTTTTAA
- a CDS encoding fasciclin domain-containing protein, which produces MADLVETAVNAGNFNTLLKAVNAAKLEETLKSPDSLTIFAPTDEAFGRLPKETLDSLLQDIPKLKKVLMYHVAFGDVRSDDLEQIEEAETLEGSIVAIASTDGVIKVNDANVLKTDIIADNGVIHVIDQVLMPAFVAGK; this is translated from the coding sequence ATGGCTGATCTTGTGGAAACTGCTGTCAACGCAGGAAATTTCAACACGCTACTAAAAGCTGTTAACGCTGCAAAACTGGAAGAAACTCTGAAAAGTCCGGATTCTCTGACAATATTTGCACCCACTGACGAAGCTTTTGGGCGACTACCAAAAGAAACTTTAGATTCGCTACTGCAAGACATCCCGAAGCTGAAGAAGGTCTTGATGTATCATGTTGCTTTTGGTGATGTCAGGTCTGACGACTTGGAACAGATTGAAGAAGCAGAAACCCTTGAAGGATCAATTGTGGCGATCGCGTCTACTGATGGTGTGATTAAGGTGAATGATGCTAATGTCCTAAAAACCGATATCATCGCCGATAACGGCGTGATCCATGTAATTGATCAGGTATTGATGCCGGCATTCGTTGCTGGAAAGTAA
- a CDS encoding Calvin cycle protein CP12 has translation MTTLDLVQAAVNSGTKNIEEAITEAITEARETCDINGNNSAGCAVAWDIGEELQAEKSHQKQATQHKTSLDNYCATHPEAIECLIYDV, from the coding sequence ATGACAACCCTAGACTTAGTTCAAGCTGCCGTTAACTCCGGGACTAAAAATATCGAGGAAGCTATCACTGAAGCCATCACTGAAGCTCGTGAAACCTGTGATATCAATGGTAATAATTCTGCTGGTTGCGCTGTAGCCTGGGATATCGGAGAAGAACTGCAAGCTGAAAAATCACATCAAAAGCAAGCAACACAACACAAAACCTCTTTAGACAACTATTGTGCTACGCATCCAGAAGCAATAGAGTGTCTGATCTACGACGTTTAA
- a CDS encoding zinc ribbon domain-containing protein yields the protein MVTSDVLKFCPHRWQPGTAVEEIWLLPRSKFYFLCGTGLGNSCANCNEPITSLKFRFCPYCGFPYKESKDSVVT from the coding sequence ATGGTTACATCAGATGTTCTGAAATTTTGCCCCCACCGTTGGCAGCCTGGCACGGCTGTTGAAGAGATATGGTTGTTGCCCAGGTCTAAGTTTTATTTCTTGTGCGGAACTGGCTTAGGTAATAGTTGCGCTAACTGTAACGAACCAATTACGTCTTTGAAATTTCGGTTCTGTCCTTACTGTGGTTTTCCTTATAAGGAATCTAAGGATTCTGTTGTGACTTGA